From a single Prochlorococcus sp. MIT 0603 genomic region:
- a CDS encoding PAM68 family protein has product MKGNQKDIPKDKSSLTQKSSSSIKTKGTKKDRKSFIPKPVANRMARRIIFTTGIPTLLGMGVFILSYVLIIKGIAEIPPSLTLTGSAICFFIGLLGLSYGILSASWEEKPGSLIGLEHIRPNLERMRSAIKESSGSK; this is encoded by the coding sequence ATGAAAGGTAATCAAAAAGACATTCCCAAAGATAAGAGTTCTTTAACTCAAAAGAGTTCTTCTTCAATAAAAACTAAGGGAACAAAAAAAGATCGAAAGTCATTCATACCTAAACCTGTAGCAAATCGAATGGCAAGACGCATAATTTTCACTACTGGCATACCAACACTATTGGGAATGGGTGTATTTATCTTGAGTTATGTACTTATTATCAAAGGGATAGCAGAAATACCACCATCATTAACTTTGACGGGTTCTGCAATATGTTTTTTCATAGGTCTTTTAGGTTTGAGTTACGGTATTCTCTCAGCTAGCTGGGAAGAGAAGCCAGGTAGTCTAATAGGACTAGAGCATATAAGGCCTAACTTAGAGAGAATGCGTAGCGCCATCAAAGAATCAAGCGGTAGCAAATAA
- the rpsO gene encoding 30S ribosomal protein S15 has product MALNTQAKQEIINKHQTHGTDTGSAEVQVAMLSEKINLLSSHLQSNSHDFSSRQGLLKMIGQRKRLLNYVKGKSQARYNALLTKLKIRG; this is encoded by the coding sequence ATGGCGCTCAATACTCAAGCAAAGCAAGAAATCATTAATAAGCACCAGACTCATGGGACTGATACTGGCTCTGCTGAAGTACAGGTAGCCATGCTAAGTGAAAAAATCAACCTACTAAGCAGCCACCTGCAAAGCAATAGTCATGATTTCTCCTCTAGGCAGGGACTTCTAAAGATGATTGGACAAAGGAAGAGATTACTGAATTATGTAAAAGGCAAAAGCCAAGCTCGATATAATGCATTATTAACAAAACTAAAAATTCGCGGTTAA
- the ruvA gene encoding Holliday junction branch migration protein RuvA, which produces MISWLKGGKIDAWETGPRAGVIVECSGIGYEVQILKRNLELINDSHELTLWIHQVQREDGSSLIGFLYKEERNLFRKLISVNGIGSQLAITLLEKNKANQLIHAISEKKIDELTSCPGIGKRTAERLIIELQHKFTETSSIINSSSDHSDKKDSPDSQIRNEVNSALINLGYEESEINKAFIEFSKNPRKGLSTSRKSQVLNFEDLFKNILTHINTETGKKAP; this is translated from the coding sequence ATGATTAGCTGGTTAAAAGGTGGGAAAATAGATGCTTGGGAAACTGGACCTCGTGCTGGAGTTATTGTTGAATGCTCAGGTATTGGTTATGAAGTTCAAATTTTAAAAAGAAATTTAGAATTAATAAATGATTCCCATGAACTAACCCTTTGGATTCATCAAGTTCAAAGAGAGGATGGATCATCTTTAATTGGTTTTCTTTATAAAGAAGAAAGAAACTTATTCCGCAAATTAATAAGCGTTAATGGTATAGGAAGCCAACTAGCAATAACACTCCTAGAGAAGAACAAAGCCAATCAATTAATTCATGCCATTTCTGAAAAAAAGATTGATGAACTCACCAGTTGTCCTGGAATAGGGAAAAGGACTGCTGAAAGACTAATTATTGAGCTCCAACACAAATTCACAGAGACTTCCAGCATCATTAATAGTTCAAGTGATCACTCAGACAAAAAAGATTCCCCAGACTCGCAAATTAGGAATGAAGTCAATAGTGCCTTGATTAATCTTGGATATGAAGAATCAGAAATAAACAAAGCTTTTATAGAGTTTTCTAAAAACCCTCGAAAGGGATTATCTACATCAAGAAAGTCGCAAGTACTGAATTTTGAAGACCTTTTCAAAAACATTCTTACTCATATAAATACAGAGACTGGAAAGAAAGCTCCATGA
- a CDS encoding glycine zipper 2TM domain-containing protein codes for MKFLLALIFSLSFCANANANESQAGYSRSRTCTRNEYREEYFPGTEESPGYVKSWTETIEVPCSKTHSTTYRGPIPQNVDNNDCTDGKIAGGLLGGAAGAAMSRRDGRWWAIPLGVVAGSAIGCDAAGG; via the coding sequence ATGAAATTTTTACTAGCCTTAATTTTTTCTCTAAGCTTTTGTGCCAATGCAAATGCAAATGAATCGCAGGCTGGATACTCAAGATCCAGAACATGCACACGAAATGAATACAGAGAAGAATATTTCCCTGGAACAGAGGAATCGCCAGGTTATGTAAAGAGCTGGACTGAGACGATTGAAGTTCCCTGCAGCAAAACACATTCAACTACATATAGAGGTCCTATTCCCCAGAACGTTGATAATAATGATTGTACTGATGGGAAAATTGCTGGTGGTTTGCTTGGTGGCGCTGCTGGTGCTGCAATGTCCAGACGAGATGGTCGTTGGTGGGCAATTCCATTAGGTGTTGTTGCTGGTAGTGCTATTGGATGTGATGCGGCTGGAGGATAA
- a CDS encoding DMT family transporter, whose protein sequence is MNQMLWSKEKKPPQGIISLIGSAFAFSLMTVCIKQLKGRIPVAEIVFLRSVFSLLITRFLLTKAQISPWGNNKRLLFFRGLIGTGALFCVFQAINSLPLAAATIIQYTYPTFTALLAWWMLDEEIKKRVLYAICLGWIGIQVVVQPLWQNNSNVQISFNAVLIALSGAILTALAYVTVRKLSKQEHDLVIVFYFPLVSIPITLPFLLKQGVYPAGSEWLWLLGIGLFTQIGQVLITRGLSLLPAGYAGSINYTQVLFASMWGVLFFAEPLTLYIIIGAGCVFGATLISISHLPNF, encoded by the coding sequence ATGAACCAGATGCTTTGGAGTAAAGAAAAAAAGCCTCCTCAAGGAATAATCTCGTTAATTGGGAGCGCATTCGCGTTCAGTCTTATGACAGTTTGCATTAAACAACTTAAAGGGCGTATACCTGTTGCAGAGATTGTCTTTCTTAGATCTGTATTTAGCTTATTAATAACAAGATTCTTACTAACAAAAGCTCAAATATCACCTTGGGGAAATAATAAAAGATTACTTTTTTTTAGAGGTTTAATAGGAACAGGGGCCTTGTTTTGCGTTTTCCAAGCAATTAATTCTTTACCACTAGCTGCGGCAACAATTATTCAATACACTTATCCCACTTTTACGGCACTTCTAGCGTGGTGGATGCTCGATGAAGAAATAAAAAAGAGAGTTTTATATGCAATATGCCTTGGTTGGATCGGAATACAAGTAGTAGTGCAACCATTATGGCAAAACAATTCAAACGTTCAAATATCATTTAATGCAGTACTTATTGCTTTAAGTGGAGCAATCCTTACAGCACTTGCTTATGTAACAGTTCGAAAGCTATCAAAACAAGAGCATGATTTGGTAATTGTTTTTTATTTTCCACTAGTTTCCATCCCCATTACCCTGCCATTTCTATTAAAACAAGGGGTTTACCCTGCAGGTTCAGAGTGGTTATGGTTATTAGGCATAGGACTTTTCACACAAATAGGACAAGTATTGATAACGCGTGGTCTTAGCCTGTTACCGGCTGGTTATGCAGGATCAATAAATTACACTCAAGTTTTATTTGCATCTATGTGGGGAGTTCTGTTTTTCGCCGAGCCATTAACTCTTTATATAATCATTGGAGCAGGATGTGTTTTTGGAGCAACGTTAATTTCAATTAGCCATTTACCGAATTTCTAA
- the dnaG gene encoding DNA primase, producing the protein MVTPRLHPRTLDAVKEKADIVDVVGEHVVLKKKGKEFVGICPFHDDSRPSMTVSPAKQFYYCFSCGAGGNSIKFLMELQRQSFVEVVLDLARKYQLPVETLEGPQQERFRQELSRRDRLFRVLSLAKGWFCNQLNTAEGSQALKYLVQTRRLSKGTIGNFELGFAPDGWDALLRHMNHVEGIPSQTLLEAGLIVPRKGSNGFYDRFRNRLIVPISDQQGRVIGFGGRSLDGSDPKYLNSPETDLFQKGKHLFGLDKAANEIRKEDKAIVAEGYFDVIALHSAGITNSVAALGTALSSQQVKQLCRCSDSKRIVLNFDADGAGIRAANRAIGEVENLAMQGQLELRILQLPSGKDPDDYLKENSAIEYKTLLDNSPLWIDWQIDQVLKDGDLSKADDFQKAVSGLVKLLGKLPRSALRSHYLQKVAERLSGGQARLALRLEEDLRNQIKGHRWHGRSSRFAQPSDTTLRERLEAQILRLYLHCPKYRSTIRTELRQRELEDFALHHHRLLWVAISEVEEAVIGAPTLESISRGENDKEFLSEIDLFKMLLDQTASDGNTTLSALLASFLDPDELQLALIEQPLLQLRGTLAVLERQKSLKRCKHLIEAWSGQRLETLETCISALIEQEQNHPDEKYDMEYKIEKMFDKLNIQALNFQELYYSERKHIHYLDKQRCALTNQGNETLTA; encoded by the coding sequence ATGGTAACCCCTCGCCTCCATCCACGTACATTAGATGCCGTTAAGGAAAAAGCGGACATCGTTGATGTTGTAGGTGAACATGTTGTTTTGAAGAAAAAAGGAAAGGAGTTTGTAGGAATTTGCCCTTTCCATGATGACAGCAGGCCGTCAATGACTGTGTCGCCTGCAAAACAGTTTTATTATTGTTTTTCTTGCGGTGCAGGTGGAAACTCCATCAAGTTCCTTATGGAGCTCCAAAGGCAAAGTTTTGTTGAGGTAGTCCTTGATTTAGCAAGAAAATATCAATTACCTGTAGAAACATTAGAAGGGCCTCAACAGGAACGTTTCCGCCAAGAGCTTTCTCGTAGAGATAGACTTTTTAGAGTTCTTTCTCTTGCAAAAGGCTGGTTTTGTAATCAATTAAATACTGCTGAAGGATCTCAAGCTCTTAAATATTTGGTTCAAACTCGTCGTCTCAGTAAAGGAACTATTGGGAATTTTGAGCTTGGGTTTGCCCCTGATGGATGGGATGCTCTCTTAAGGCATATGAATCATGTTGAAGGCATTCCTTCCCAAACATTGTTAGAAGCTGGTTTAATAGTTCCTCGTAAGGGAAGCAATGGTTTTTATGATCGTTTTAGGAATCGATTGATTGTCCCAATTAGTGATCAACAAGGGCGGGTTATTGGGTTTGGTGGTCGAAGTCTCGATGGCTCTGATCCAAAGTATTTAAATTCACCAGAGACTGATTTATTTCAGAAAGGGAAGCATTTATTTGGTTTAGATAAGGCTGCTAATGAGATTCGCAAAGAAGATAAAGCAATAGTTGCTGAAGGCTATTTTGATGTTATAGCCCTTCATTCTGCTGGCATTACAAATTCAGTTGCAGCTTTAGGAACAGCTTTGAGTAGCCAGCAAGTGAAACAGCTATGTCGATGTAGTGATAGTAAGCGGATAGTTCTTAATTTCGATGCTGATGGTGCAGGTATTCGTGCTGCTAATAGGGCTATTGGAGAAGTTGAGAACCTTGCTATGCAGGGCCAATTGGAATTGAGGATTCTGCAGTTGCCATCTGGTAAGGATCCAGATGATTATCTTAAAGAGAATTCAGCTATTGAATATAAAACTCTTCTTGATAATTCTCCCCTCTGGATTGATTGGCAAATTGATCAGGTCTTAAAAGATGGTGACTTGAGTAAAGCAGATGATTTCCAGAAAGCTGTTAGTGGGTTGGTTAAGTTGTTGGGTAAATTACCTCGCTCTGCCTTACGGTCTCATTATTTGCAGAAGGTAGCAGAGCGTCTAAGTGGAGGACAGGCTCGCTTGGCGTTGCGTTTAGAGGAGGATCTACGCAATCAGATAAAAGGCCATAGATGGCATGGTCGCTCTAGTCGATTTGCTCAACCTAGTGATACAACCCTAAGAGAGCGTCTTGAGGCTCAAATTCTTAGACTATATCTTCATTGTCCTAAATATCGGTCAACTATTCGTACTGAATTAAGGCAGCGAGAACTTGAGGATTTTGCATTGCATCACCATCGTTTACTTTGGGTGGCTATTAGTGAAGTAGAGGAGGCAGTTATTGGTGCCCCAACTTTAGAGTCCATTAGCCGAGGTGAGAATGACAAAGAATTTTTGTCGGAAATTGATCTTTTTAAAATGCTTTTAGATCAGACGGCTTCTGATGGTAATACCACCCTTAGTGCTCTTCTTGCGAGTTTCTTAGATCCTGATGAGCTTCAATTGGCTTTAATCGAACAGCCTCTTCTTCAGCTGAGAGGAACATTGGCTGTCTTAGAGCGTCAGAAATCACTTAAGCGTTGTAAACACTTGATTGAAGCTTGGAGTGGGCAACGATTAGAAACCCTTGAGACTTGTATCTCTGCACTGATTGAGCAAGAACAAAACCACCCTGATGAAAAATATGATATGGAATATAAAATAGAGAAAATGTTTGATAAGTTGAATATACAGGCATTGAATTTCCAGGAATTATACTATTCAGAACGTAAGCATATACATTACTTAGACAAACAACGTTGTGCATTGACAAACCAAGGGAACGAGACATTGACAGCATGA
- a CDS encoding Y-family DNA polymerase — protein sequence MPIALIDSNNFYTSCEQSLDPSLIDRPLIVLSNNDSCVIACNAQAKALGISRGEVYFKIHRKVKELGIQVRSSNYALYADMSQRLMQTIEANCEELEVYSIDEAFAKINYSIDHELHSWARRLREITYQRLGLAIAIGIGATKSQAKLANYLAKTTTSHAGVFDLKSTKDQDHWYQQIAIENIWGIGHKFAYWCRMNGIRNAKHFRDMSSNKLKKKLGITGLRLQHELHGKQCLHLSVKAKPKQETCVSKSFKYPISNIEELRQAIASYTIRASEKLRAQKQHATAITIFTRTSFYTPIFYSQSATQRLTIASSDTRVLLQAALNLTAEIFRPNHLLVKAGVIMQGLLNEEYLQLHLLPEEKHTQIAATESLMETIDNLNKRYGRNTVTWAICGINQNWEMSRKYLSAAATTCLKEIPIVKT from the coding sequence ATGCCTATAGCACTAATTGATAGTAATAACTTTTACACCTCATGTGAGCAAAGCTTGGACCCTTCGCTAATTGATCGCCCTTTAATAGTGCTTTCTAATAACGACAGTTGTGTTATAGCTTGTAATGCACAGGCAAAAGCTCTTGGGATTTCAAGAGGGGAGGTGTATTTCAAAATACATCGCAAAGTTAAAGAACTTGGGATTCAAGTAAGAAGCTCAAACTATGCGCTCTATGCGGACATGAGTCAACGTTTAATGCAAACGATAGAAGCTAACTGTGAAGAGCTAGAAGTTTATTCTATCGACGAAGCATTTGCAAAAATCAATTACTCTATAGACCATGAACTACATTCCTGGGCCCGCCGACTACGTGAGATAACCTACCAAAGACTTGGACTGGCAATTGCTATAGGCATTGGAGCAACGAAAAGCCAAGCCAAGCTCGCAAACTATTTAGCTAAAACAACAACAAGTCATGCAGGAGTGTTTGATCTAAAAAGCACTAAAGATCAAGATCATTGGTACCAACAAATTGCAATAGAGAATATTTGGGGAATTGGCCATAAGTTTGCCTACTGGTGTCGCATGAATGGCATTAGAAATGCCAAACATTTTCGAGATATGTCCAGCAATAAACTAAAGAAAAAACTTGGCATTACAGGCTTACGTTTACAACACGAGTTGCACGGTAAGCAATGCCTACACCTCTCGGTAAAAGCAAAACCAAAACAAGAAACATGTGTTAGTAAAAGCTTTAAGTATCCTATAAGCAATATAGAAGAATTACGTCAGGCAATAGCAAGTTATACGATACGGGCAAGTGAGAAATTGCGAGCACAAAAGCAGCATGCCACTGCAATCACTATCTTCACACGTACTAGTTTTTACACTCCAATCTTTTACAGCCAATCAGCCACACAACGTCTAACCATAGCTAGCAGTGACACAAGAGTTCTATTACAAGCAGCTCTCAACTTGACAGCAGAAATCTTCCGCCCCAACCACTTACTAGTAAAAGCAGGAGTGATAATGCAAGGCCTTCTCAATGAAGAATATCTTCAATTACATTTGTTGCCAGAGGAAAAGCACACACAAATTGCAGCCACAGAGTCCTTAATGGAAACAATCGACAATTTAAATAAACGGTATGGGCGCAATACAGTAACCTGGGCAATATGTGGAATTAATCAAAACTGGGAAATGTCACGAAAGTATTTAAGTGCAGCTGCGACAACATGTCTCAAGGAGATCCCTATAGTAAAAACATAA
- a CDS encoding LexA family protein, which produces MPVNASLSPQKLLLPLASDHISAGFPSPADDYVDIGIDLNEELIRHPASTFFLRVEGESMTNAGILDGDLLVVDRSLEPQPENIVVAALDGSFILKKLTYCKDVPYLEAAHPDYPPIDLRHYDNIQIWGVAIYSIHSLSRIK; this is translated from the coding sequence ATGCCAGTTAACGCTAGCCTCTCCCCTCAAAAGCTGCTACTGCCGTTAGCGAGTGATCATATATCGGCAGGGTTTCCTTCACCAGCAGACGACTACGTGGATATTGGCATTGACCTAAACGAAGAGTTAATACGTCATCCGGCAAGCACTTTTTTCCTGCGGGTGGAAGGTGAATCCATGACTAATGCGGGAATATTAGATGGGGACCTATTGGTTGTTGACCGTAGCTTAGAACCTCAGCCAGAAAACATCGTAGTGGCAGCACTGGATGGATCTTTCATATTAAAAAAGCTAACCTACTGCAAAGATGTTCCCTATCTAGAAGCCGCACATCCTGACTACCCACCAATTGATCTACGTCATTACGACAACATACAAATCTGGGGGGTCGCAATATATTCAATCCATAGCCTAAGTCGAATAAAATAA
- a CDS encoding 23S rRNA (pseudouridine(1915)-N(3))-methyltransferase RlmH, with the protein MLNPSKYRIIAIGKVRKPWVQSAIKIYRKRLPGLSITEIRDSNPNKEAAAIRASLKHNELIIPLCEKGEALTSLAFSKRLQSFSSEYLAFIIGGANGLSPEIKSIAHSRLSLSTLTFPHEVARLLLIEQLYRAHTIALGGPYHRE; encoded by the coding sequence GTGCTTAATCCATCTAAGTATCGAATAATCGCCATAGGGAAAGTCCGCAAACCTTGGGTGCAGTCTGCTATCAAGATCTACAGGAAAAGGCTACCTGGGCTATCAATCACAGAAATACGTGACTCCAATCCAAACAAAGAAGCTGCTGCCATTCGCGCCTCACTCAAACACAATGAATTAATCATCCCTCTATGCGAGAAAGGTGAAGCATTAACATCTCTGGCCTTCTCCAAACGACTGCAATCATTTTCGTCCGAGTATCTTGCTTTTATTATCGGAGGTGCCAACGGTCTATCCCCAGAAATTAAATCTATCGCTCATTCTCGTCTCAGCCTCTCAACTCTGACATTTCCACATGAAGTAGCCAGACTATTACTCATAGAACAACTTTATAGAGCTCATACCATCGCACTTGGAGGGCCTTACCACAGGGAGTAA
- the rsmA gene encoding 16S rRNA (adenine(1518)-N(6)/adenine(1519)-N(6))-dimethyltransferase RsmA: MTFAGHIPRKRFGQHWLRDDVVLEKIIEAAEIQSSDRLLEIGPGRGVLTEKLLKSSAELVHGIELDLDLVAGLRKRFSADPRFTLLEGDALSVSLTLPDGRSANKVVANIPYNITSPLLDRLVGRLGQPVEDNYQRLVLLLQKEVAMRILSLPGQSDFSAISVKLQLLARCRSVCEVPPSSFNPRPKVYSQVIILDPLNKKERLSLELEKKVAALLRMAFLSRRKKLKNTLKGIGPLAELEVLAKGQGISLDQRPQELSPMNWVELAKGLQNRNKVRK; the protein is encoded by the coding sequence ATGACATTTGCTGGGCATATTCCAAGAAAACGTTTTGGCCAACATTGGCTTAGAGATGATGTTGTTTTAGAGAAAATCATTGAAGCAGCTGAGATTCAATCATCTGATCGTTTATTGGAAATCGGCCCTGGTCGTGGTGTCTTGACTGAAAAGTTGCTTAAATCAAGCGCTGAACTAGTTCATGGGATTGAATTAGATCTTGATTTAGTTGCTGGTTTAAGGAAGCGTTTTTCGGCAGATCCTAGATTTACTTTGCTAGAAGGAGATGCTCTTTCTGTCTCGCTGACCCTCCCTGATGGGAGGTCTGCAAATAAAGTTGTTGCAAATATCCCTTATAACATTACTTCTCCTCTCTTGGATAGATTAGTGGGTCGATTGGGACAGCCTGTAGAGGATAATTATCAGCGCTTAGTGTTGCTTTTGCAAAAAGAAGTTGCTATGAGAATCTTATCTTTACCTGGTCAAAGTGATTTTAGTGCAATAAGTGTAAAATTGCAGTTGTTGGCTCGTTGTCGAAGTGTTTGTGAGGTTCCACCAAGTTCATTTAACCCAAGACCAAAAGTCTATTCGCAAGTAATCATCTTAGATCCATTGAATAAAAAAGAACGTTTAAGCTTAGAACTTGAGAAGAAAGTCGCAGCTTTACTTCGAATGGCATTCTTGTCCAGGAGAAAGAAGCTGAAAAACACATTAAAAGGGATAGGGCCTTTAGCTGAACTTGAGGTTTTGGCTAAAGGACAAGGTATTAGTCTTGATCAAAGGCCTCAAGAGTTATCTCCAATGAATTGGGTGGAATTAGCAAAAGGTTTGCAAAATAGGAATAAAGTAAGAAAATGA
- the ispE gene encoding 4-(cytidine 5'-diphospho)-2-C-methyl-D-erythritol kinase, whose protein sequence is MSINLTGFKTNSVKVIAPAKINLHLEILGLRDDGFHELAMLMQSIDLCDQIELFKTNNGEINLTSNDSSLSTGDDNLIMRSAKLMRVLTQNEKLGAEIHLKKNIPIGAGLAGGSSDAAATLIGLNALWKLDFPLSKLEVIAAELGSDVPFCLAGGTQFCFGRGESLEKVNIDEKGQAMAVVLVKDPLVEVSTPWAYSKYREVHFDNYLKVEEDFKERQQLLRKADWINPLTPLNPPPLRNDLQQVVAPAIPAVENGLHFLSSLDGALSIAMSGSGPSCFALFADLESAKRALENNRNKLKTAGLKGWCCAFNVNGSELS, encoded by the coding sequence ATGAGCATCAATCTTACCGGTTTTAAAACTAATTCTGTAAAAGTTATTGCTCCTGCAAAGATTAATTTGCATTTAGAGATACTTGGTCTTCGGGATGATGGTTTTCATGAACTTGCGATGTTGATGCAAAGTATTGATCTTTGTGATCAAATTGAACTTTTTAAAACGAATAATGGCGAAATCAACCTTACTTCTAATGACTCAAGTTTAAGCACAGGGGATGACAATCTAATTATGAGGTCGGCAAAATTAATGCGTGTATTAACGCAGAATGAAAAGTTAGGTGCTGAGATTCATTTGAAAAAAAATATTCCAATTGGAGCAGGTTTAGCAGGGGGTTCTAGCGATGCAGCTGCAACATTGATAGGCCTTAATGCTTTATGGAAGTTAGACTTTCCTCTTTCAAAGTTAGAAGTAATAGCTGCTGAACTTGGATCAGATGTTCCTTTTTGCTTGGCTGGGGGAACGCAATTTTGTTTTGGGCGAGGAGAATCTCTTGAGAAGGTGAATATCGATGAGAAAGGCCAAGCTATGGCAGTTGTTCTTGTGAAGGACCCTTTGGTAGAAGTTTCTACACCGTGGGCGTATTCAAAATATCGAGAAGTACATTTTGATAATTATTTGAAGGTTGAAGAGGATTTCAAAGAAAGGCAACAATTACTGAGAAAAGCTGATTGGATAAATCCTTTAACGCCTTTAAATCCACCACCTTTGCGCAATGATCTTCAGCAAGTTGTTGCACCAGCAATACCAGCTGTGGAAAATGGGTTGCATTTCCTTTCTTCTCTTGATGGGGCCCTTTCAATTGCTATGAGTGGTTCTGGACCCAGTTGCTTTGCTCTTTTTGCTGATCTTGAATCAGCCAAAAGAGCTCTAGAAAACAATAGAAATAAGCTTAAAACAGCTGGCTTGAAAGGATGGTGCTGTGCTTTTAACGTTAATGGGAGTGAATTAAGTTAA
- a CDS encoding DUF3082 domain-containing protein, translating into MKGEDEIIQLKKKGPLSFLSGALTSVFFAWLSFLVSRNIVVYFTVHSPHYSSPIAQSIASALKTLIIGMSFLATFTFSFIGLGLAIVFIRSLFYDKPLEDD; encoded by the coding sequence ATGAAAGGAGAGGATGAGATTATTCAATTGAAAAAAAAAGGGCCATTGAGTTTTTTGTCTGGAGCATTGACAAGTGTTTTCTTTGCATGGCTTTCTTTCCTTGTGAGTAGAAATATTGTTGTTTATTTCACTGTGCATTCCCCTCATTACTCATCTCCAATTGCTCAAAGCATTGCCTCTGCTCTTAAAACATTAATAATAGGGATGAGTTTTTTGGCAACTTTTACTTTTTCTTTTATTGGCTTAGGTCTTGCAATTGTATTTATTCGGAGTTTATTTTATGACAAGCCTCTTGAGGATGATTAA
- a CDS encoding pyruvate dehydrogenase complex E1 component subunit beta — MAGTLLFNALREAIDEEMARDPHVCVMGEDVGQYGGSYKVTKDLYEKYGELRVLDTPIAENSFTGMAVGAAMTGLRPIVEGMNMGFLLLAFNQISNNMGMLRYTSGGNFTIPTVVRGPGGVGRQLGAEHSQRLEAYFHAVPGIKIVACSTPTNAKGLMKAAIRDNNPVLFFEHVLLYNLSEELPEGDYICALDQADLVKEGKDLTILTYSRMRHHCLKAVEQLEKAQIDVELIDLISLKPFDIETICRSIRKTHRVIIVEECMKTGGIGAELMALINENCFDDLDCRPIRLSSQDIPTPYNGQLENLTIIQPHQIVETAKQVVNSEV, encoded by the coding sequence GTGGCAGGGACACTTCTTTTCAACGCTCTTCGTGAAGCCATAGATGAGGAAATGGCTAGAGATCCTCATGTTTGTGTAATGGGTGAGGATGTTGGGCAGTATGGAGGCTCTTATAAGGTTACAAAAGACCTTTATGAAAAATATGGGGAATTGAGAGTCTTAGACACTCCAATTGCGGAAAATAGTTTTACTGGAATGGCTGTTGGTGCTGCCATGACAGGCCTAAGGCCAATAGTAGAGGGTATGAATATGGGATTTCTGCTCTTAGCTTTTAATCAAATATCTAACAACATGGGCATGTTGCGTTATACCAGTGGTGGCAACTTTACTATTCCAACAGTCGTAAGAGGGCCAGGGGGGGTTGGTAGACAGCTTGGAGCAGAACATAGTCAGAGGCTAGAAGCTTATTTTCATGCTGTTCCTGGAATAAAAATTGTTGCTTGTAGCACTCCAACAAATGCAAAAGGATTAATGAAAGCTGCCATACGAGATAACAATCCCGTCTTGTTTTTTGAGCATGTACTTCTATATAACCTTTCAGAAGAATTGCCAGAAGGGGACTATATATGTGCGCTTGATCAGGCGGATTTGGTAAAAGAAGGTAAAGATTTGACTATATTGACCTATTCACGCATGCGTCATCATTGTTTAAAAGCAGTTGAACAATTAGAAAAAGCTCAAATAGATGTTGAGTTGATTGATTTGATTAGTTTGAAGCCATTTGATATAGAAACAATTTGCCGCTCAATAAGAAAAACCCATAGGGTAATTATTGTGGAAGAATGTATGAAAACTGGAGGAATAGGAGCTGAGTTGATGGCATTAATAAATGAAAACTGTTTTGATGATCTTGATTGCCGTCCAATTAGACTTTCCAGTCAGGATATTCCTACTCCTTATAACGGGCAGCTTGAAAACTTAACTATTATTCAGCCTCATCAAATTGTTGAAACAGCTAAACAGGTTGTCAATTCAGAGGTCTAG